The following proteins are encoded in a genomic region of Microcoleus sp. AS-A8:
- a CDS encoding calcium-binding protein — protein sequence MSSVEYDESREKRIEMEIIVDAYNEEEQVMGWYYYLDGKLNFPFKAKWINRKGQSEEVEVQEMSPEDDCGKDMFVEVLYREGEAEDVFSVPLYEIEAIDANPETQEAIADWHYWVNRGNEL from the coding sequence ATGTCCAGCGTTGAATACGACGAAAGTCGAGAGAAGCGCATCGAGATGGAGATTATCGTCGATGCCTACAACGAAGAAGAACAGGTAATGGGTTGGTATTACTACCTCGACGGTAAACTCAATTTTCCCTTTAAAGCTAAATGGATAAACCGAAAAGGTCAATCCGAAGAGGTTGAAGTCCAGGAAATGTCACCAGAGGACGATTGTGGAAAAGATATGTTTGTTGAGGTGCTTTACCGAGAAGGTGAGGCTGAAGATGTGTTTTCTGTTCCCCTCTACGAGATAGAGGCAATTGACGCCAACCCCGAAACCCAAGAAGCGATCGCAGATTGGCATTATTGGGTTAATCGAGGCAACGAATTATAA
- a CDS encoding DUF262 domain-containing HNH endonuclease family protein: MATIESHDFTLEKLFNDFYVVLDYQREYVWEEEHVNAFLNDIFTEFSSNRSSPSSEYFIGSIIVCVRENNVYELIDGQQRMTTAYLALCAIRDYRKNIKPDEPLDSIKSLIASTYIDDEGDEKSRNRVELQYEDSRGVLEKIALQENFDDISETSSVQNIKNAYYLIYDFLVSKFGQNEEAVQKVKRFYAYFIKNVKVVRVETPSMAHALTVFATINNRGVGLDAMDLLKNLMFMQVKDKEFERLKNKWKKMIDTLFEADEKPLRFLRYFILARYDAGERLREDGIYDWLSANKELCGYRTRPIAFVDELLKAAQAFVKFKNGQDSQARQNRYLVNIGYLSTKQHLMLLLAGQRLHPELFTELSRHIENLLFAYIITREGTNKLETLFTLWTAKLRQVQDKADFDTFIADEIQPTKQKLAERFELAFRKLDESSMQKKMMHYILAKLTQYIDELAWGSSGAAVELKTYINKKVTVEHILPQNTTDEIKLAFDKANEIDTYIKRLGNLTLLEKSINAAISNKPFEFKKQAYPQSNFLITKSIPKQVIVGIDTAVDRAVKDLESFEEWNSKSIERRQEMLTQLAKKVWDIH, translated from the coding sequence ATGGCAACTATTGAATCTCACGACTTTACTCTTGAAAAGCTCTTTAATGATTTCTATGTTGTTCTAGATTATCAGCGCGAGTATGTTTGGGAAGAGGAACATGTTAATGCATTTTTAAATGATATTTTTACTGAGTTTTCTTCAAATCGATCTAGCCCATCTTCAGAATACTTTATTGGCAGCATCATTGTCTGCGTTAGGGAAAATAATGTGTATGAATTGATTGATGGTCAGCAGCGGATGACGACGGCATACTTGGCTCTTTGTGCTATAAGGGATTATCGAAAAAACATTAAGCCAGATGAACCTCTTGATTCTATAAAAAGCCTTATTGCTTCTACTTATATTGATGATGAAGGAGACGAAAAATCTCGAAACAGGGTTGAACTTCAGTATGAAGATAGTCGTGGCGTTTTGGAAAAAATTGCCCTACAAGAAAATTTTGATGATATTTCTGAAACTAGCTCAGTACAGAATATAAAAAATGCTTATTATCTTATCTATGACTTTCTTGTTAGTAAATTTGGTCAAAATGAGGAAGCTGTTCAAAAAGTTAAAAGATTCTATGCTTATTTTATAAAAAATGTAAAAGTTGTTCGTGTAGAAACACCGAGTATGGCACACGCACTAACCGTTTTTGCAACTATCAACAATCGCGGTGTGGGTCTCGATGCTATGGACTTGCTAAAAAATTTGATGTTTATGCAAGTCAAAGATAAAGAATTTGAACGGCTTAAAAATAAGTGGAAAAAAATGATTGATACATTGTTTGAAGCAGATGAGAAGCCTTTGCGATTTCTCAGATATTTTATATTAGCACGGTACGATGCTGGAGAGCGTCTGCGAGAGGATGGAATATACGATTGGTTGTCGGCAAATAAAGAGCTGTGTGGGTATAGAACAAGACCCATTGCTTTTGTTGATGAGCTTCTTAAAGCTGCCCAAGCCTTCGTTAAATTCAAAAATGGCCAAGATTCACAGGCTAGACAAAATCGTTATCTGGTAAACATAGGCTATCTTTCTACCAAGCAGCATCTGATGCTACTCTTGGCGGGTCAGCGCTTACATCCAGAGCTTTTTACAGAATTATCTCGTCATATTGAGAATTTATTATTTGCCTATATTATTACTCGTGAAGGGACTAATAAACTAGAAACGCTGTTTACTTTATGGACGGCAAAACTTCGTCAAGTGCAAGACAAGGCAGATTTTGATACATTCATTGCAGATGAGATTCAGCCTACTAAACAGAAGCTAGCTGAACGTTTTGAACTTGCATTTCGTAAGCTGGATGAATCATCTATGCAGAAAAAAATGATGCACTATATTCTGGCAAAGCTAACTCAGTACATTGACGAGCTTGCTTGGGGAAGTAGTGGAGCAGCAGTGGAGCTAAAAACCTATATCAATAAAAAGGTAACAGTCGAACATATATTACCTCAAAATACTACAGATGAAATAAAGTTGGCCTTTGATAAAGCTAATGAAATAGATACATACATTAAGCGCTTAGGAAATCTTACTCTACTTGAGAAATCAATTAATGCTGCAATAAGTAATAAGCCGTTTGAATTCAAAAAACAGGCCTATCCACAATCAAATTTTCTTATTACCAAATCGATACCGAAGCAAGTAATTGTTGGTATAGATACAGCAGTTGACCGTGCTGTGAAAGACCTAGAAAGTTTTGAGGAATGGAATTCTAAATCGATTGAGCGTCGCCAGGAAATGCTAACTCAGTTGGCTAAAAAAGTGTGGGATATACATTAG